From a single Pseudomonas serboccidentalis genomic region:
- a CDS encoding alginate O-acetyltransferase AlgX-related protein: MLALCVPGIAVMFSPQFAPAIKSIIKHPGEWANLRDGIRRTTPLWNNAVEGYSSFLYALGTTNDKAIAVVGRDGWVFLGDFFNKNMSQALGRRHYNEVELSAWNGTVGGQEQWLAHRNIPMLFVVAPAKWSIYPDKLPQWSEGRIGTHIFDQLLSSPQHLPLIDLRPSLQQARSIGDTYSPFNSHWTDFGAWVGWKEISKKLATLNPKFMDLYVPPADGAVVNPNYGSEFKAMISLPEPNPWTMPKLASPLPEFAIVADDGSAQVVPGSTHTGLLDLPRNTRNESAKKRLRALVLRDSMGDSLSPYLQAAFYETIQVRHNIDNQSLAPNVPALIEKYKPDVVLYVMTERHLDNVLSESYLWLSANNYDLAVSQGARVNVANESPALTTSGNLDLKGPFALTWADSSKGLRTVRVSLKASASGILKIQGVKDGRPVEFAERYAQGDNELFLSLTSEVEGAQVSFENMDPSVQVSLGKVSMVVQDAK; the protein is encoded by the coding sequence ATGCTCGCCCTGTGCGTGCCCGGCATTGCGGTGATGTTTTCTCCCCAATTCGCTCCTGCGATCAAATCCATCATCAAGCATCCTGGTGAATGGGCAAATCTGAGGGATGGAATTCGCAGAACCACACCGCTTTGGAACAACGCCGTCGAGGGCTACTCGAGTTTTCTTTACGCTCTCGGGACGACTAATGACAAGGCTATTGCTGTTGTGGGGCGTGACGGTTGGGTTTTTCTTGGGGACTTCTTCAACAAAAACATGTCACAGGCTCTCGGACGTCGTCACTATAATGAAGTTGAGCTGAGCGCCTGGAACGGCACGGTTGGGGGCCAAGAACAATGGTTGGCTCATCGCAATATCCCGATGTTGTTTGTTGTCGCGCCAGCCAAGTGGTCTATTTATCCGGACAAGCTCCCTCAGTGGTCCGAAGGACGCATTGGCACTCACATATTCGATCAGTTACTAAGTTCGCCGCAGCATCTGCCGTTGATTGATCTGCGTCCAAGTCTGCAACAGGCTCGCTCAATTGGAGATACCTATTCCCCATTCAATAGTCATTGGACGGATTTTGGCGCTTGGGTAGGCTGGAAGGAAATCAGCAAAAAGCTGGCCACCCTCAATCCGAAATTTATGGATCTGTACGTTCCTCCAGCTGATGGTGCTGTCGTCAATCCTAATTACGGTAGTGAATTCAAGGCAATGATCAGCCTGCCGGAACCCAATCCTTGGACGATGCCCAAGCTGGCTTCTCCTTTGCCTGAATTTGCGATTGTGGCTGATGACGGCTCGGCTCAGGTCGTGCCTGGCAGTACGCACACAGGTCTATTGGATCTACCGAGAAATACTCGCAATGAATCGGCGAAAAAACGCTTGAGAGCGTTGGTATTGCGGGATTCGATGGGTGACTCACTGTCGCCATATTTGCAAGCGGCTTTTTATGAAACGATTCAAGTTCGGCATAACATCGACAATCAGTCGCTCGCTCCCAATGTTCCGGCTCTGATTGAAAAGTACAAACCGGATGTTGTGCTCTACGTGATGACTGAGCGTCATCTCGATAACGTTTTGAGCGAGAGTTACTTGTGGTTATCCGCTAATAACTATGATCTTGCTGTGAGCCAGGGCGCCCGTGTCAACGTGGCCAATGAATCCCCAGCCCTCACCACGAGCGGTAATTTGGATCTGAAGGGGCCCTTCGCTCTTACGTGGGCGGATTCGTCGAAAGGGTTGCGCACTGTGCGGGTTTCCCTGAAGGCAAGCGCCTCAGGCATACTCAAGATTCAAGGGGTGAAGGACGGGCGACCGGTGGAGTTTGCCGAGCGCTACGCGCAGGGAGATAATGAACTCTTTTTGAGCCTGACCTCCGAGGTTGAGGGGGCTCAAGTCAGTTTTGAAAATATGGATCCTTCTGTTCAGGTGAGCTTGGGCAAGGTTTCCATGGTTGTGCAGGACGCGAAGTAA